ACTCCGATCCTGGTTGTCGGACAAGCTGCCGCGGTGGTGGCTGCCCGAGCGGTGGACCTTCGTCGAGGAGATCCCCCGCACCAGCGTGGGGAAGTTCGACAAGAAGGTGCTCCGCGGGGACCACGCGGACGGCCGGTTGAAGGTGGAGACCCTCGACTGACCTTCTGCGCCATGAAGTTCGCGGTGTAGCCGGCTGTGAGGAGGTGAACGCATGGAGAGTGCCCCCGGCGCCTCGAAGATCGAATTCGACGGCGTGACGACGGTTCTCGGCGACGAACCGGTGCTGCACCGGCTTCGGCTGTCGGTGCCGGACGGGCAGGTCACGGTGATCCTCGGACAGTCGGGGTGCGGCAAGACGACTCTCCTGCGTCACCTCGTGGGCCTGCTGCCGCCGACGGGCGGCAGCGTCCGGCTGGACGGACGTGACGTCTGGTCGCTGACCTCGGCCGAGCTCGTCAGCGCTCGTGGCGGGATCGCGGCCGTCCTCGGCGGGTCACACCCGTTCGACAGCTGGCTGTTCTCTTCGATGAACGTCTACGAGAACGTCGCTTGTGTCCTGCGTCGTGCCGGTGCGACGGACGATGAGGTGCACGCGACCACCGCGCCGTTGATGCAGGAATTCGGCCTGGCGGCCTTCGCGGGTTCCTTCCCCGAGGAGATCCCCGCGCACGCGAGGCGCAGGGTGCTCCTCGCGCAGGCGTTGGTGTCCGGCATGCCGCTGATCGTCCTCGACGACGTCGACACCGCGTTCGATTCCCGCTACACGGGCGCCATCGTCAGGGCGATCAAGTCGGTCAACGAGAAGGCGCGGGCCACGGTACTGATCACGACGCACGACCTGGACTTCGCGCGGGAAGTGGCTCACGAGGTCGCCGTGCTGTGGAACGGCAAGATCGTCTCCCACGGGCCGCCGGACGTCCTCCTGCGCGGCGTGCGGACCGGCGAAGAGTTCGGCAGGCGGTTCTTCCGGAGTGACCTCGCCGGGCCGCTGTGCAGGGACGTCGTCGAAGGCGGCTTGCGAGGCGGCGAGCCGGCGAGGCGGTTCTTCGCGATCGATCCCGACCTGCCGGTGTGGTGCGTGGTCGCGCTCCTGCTGCTGGTGATCGTCTTCGTGTTCTGGTCCAGCGCGGGCACCGTCTTCGGCGGGTCGTGACGATGGGTGATCCGTACCTGCGGTGCGTCCGCACGGCCGAGCTGGCGGCCTTGGCCCATGCGATCAGGATCGTCGACGACCACGGCGATCTCAACCACCGCTACCAGGCACTGATCGACGACTCGCAGGTCGTGCTGGAGGGCAACCGGATCCGGTTGACCCAGGCACGGGGCCTGGCCAAACGGCTGGTCGTCCTGGCCAAGGCGGCGGGAAACGCAATGCGAGCCCAGCTGACGAGAACCGAACGAGACGTGCTGGACGCGGGCCTTGCCCAGGCGGACGGGCTCATCCGGACCGCCGATTCCGGCGCGTAGTGGCGAAGGGCCGGGATCGGCCGGAGTGTCGAGGAGTGGAAATGACGAATACCGAATGCCGGTGCCGGTGCGCTCCCGCGGGGCACCAGGCGAGCAACTGCGCGGGTCTGGCGCGCCCGGGCAAGTTCGTGCCGTTGGCCGGCGCGCAGCCGTCGGCCCGCGTTCCCGCCTGTGGCCCGTGCCACCGGGCGACGGTGACCGCCGCGGTCGGCTTCGTTCCGGTCCCCGCCCGGGGCCGGATGGTCGCGCGGCTGGGAATCCGGTCCGGCACCGCGTAGCGCCGGCCCGTAGCCGATGTCCGAATCCCCAGTATCGAAGGAGTCATGATGGATGAGAACACCGTGGGGCAGGCCACCCTCGCCGAGGATGTCGTGGTGGCCGAAGACCTGCTGGTCGAGGAGGTTTCGATCGACGGGATGTGCGGTGTCTACTGACACCGGCACCTTCGATCTGGACACGGCGTGGCGGTTGGACGACCGGGTGTCGATCCGGCCCGAGCGGTTCGGGGCGCTGCTGTACCACTTCGGCACGCGTCGCCTGTCGTTCCTGAAGAACCCGGCGCTGCTGACCGTCGTCCGGTCCCTGGCCGACCACCCCAGCGCCCGCGCCGCCTGCGCGGGCGCCGGGGTGGGCCGGCCCGAGCTGCCGCGTTACCGCGCCGCGCTGGCCGCACTGGCCGAGTCGCGGATGATCCAGCCGAGGAGTCTCTGATGTCCCTTGTGGACGAATTCCAGTACGGGCTCGACGCGCCCATCTGCCTCACCTGGGAACTGACCTACGCCTGCAACCTTTCCTGCGTGCACTGCCTGTCCTCCTCCGGACGGCGGGACCCGCGCGAGCTCAGCACCGCCGAGTGCAAGGCGCTGATCGACGAGTTCGAGCGCATGCAGGTCTTCTACGTCAACATCGGCGGCGGCGAACCCACCGTCCGCCCCGACTTCTGGGAGCTCGTCGACTACGCCACCGAGCACCACGTCGGGGTCAAGTTCTCCACCAACGGCATCAAGATCACCCCCCACGTGGCGCGGCGCCTGGCCGGCAGCGACTACGTCGACGTCCAGATCTCCCTCGACGGCGCCACCGCCGAGGTCAACGACCACGTCCGCGGCCCCGGCTCCTACGCCACCGCGATCCGCGCGATGGGCAACCTCGCCGACGCCGGCTTCGAGAACTTCAAGATCTCCGTGGTGATGACCCGCCACAACGTCGGCCAGCTCGACGCGTTCCAGGCCATCGCCGACCGCTACGGCGCCCAGCTGCGGATCACCCGCCTGCGCCCGTCCGGCCGCGGCGCCGACACCTGGGACGAGCTGCACCCCACCGCCGCCCAGCAGCGCGAACTCTACGACTGGCTGGTCGCCCACGGCGAGAACGTGCTGACCGGCGACTCGTTCTTCCACCTCGCCGGCTACGGCGACGGCGGGCTGCCCGGGCTGAACCTGTGCGGCGCCGGGCGGGTGGTGTGCCTGGTCGACCCGGTCGGCGACGTCTACGCGTGCCCGTTCGCCATCCACGACACCTTCCTCGCCGGCAATGTCCGCGGCGGTGGCGGATTCACCAGTGTGTGGCGGGAATCCGAGCTGTTCACGTCGTTGCGGAGCCCGCAGAGCGGCGGCGCCTGCACCTCGTGTTCGGCGTTCGACGCCTGCCGCGGCGGCTGCATGGCGGCGAAGTTCTTCACCGGCCTGCCGCTGGACGGCCCGGACCCGGAGTGCGTACGCGGCCACGGCGAGCTCGCGTTGGCCGGGGTTGCGGCGGGGAGCGTCCCGAAGCCGTCGCTGGACCACTCCCACCGGCGGCGCCCGATCCCGGTCACCATCGGGATGCGCCGCCCGCCGGAGCGGGCCTGCGACGAGAACCCCCTCGCCGGATTCCGGCGCTGACCGTGCGGCTCGCGGACCTGTCCTGGCCGGACGTCGCCGAGCGCGCGGCAGCGGGCGCGGTCCTGGCCGTGCCGGTCGGCGCGACCGAGCAGCACGGCCCGCACCTGCCGCTGTCCACCGACACCGACATCGCGCTCGCGCTGTGCGACCGGCTTTCGGACGAGCGCCCGGACGTCCTGGTGGCGCCGGCCGTGGCCTTCGGCTCCAGCGGCGAACACGCCGGGTTCGCCGGGACGCTCTCGATCGGCCAGGCCGCCACCGAGCTGCTGCTGGTCGAGCTGGGCCGGTCCGCGGCGGAGACGTTCACGCGGCTGCTGTTCGTCTCCGCGCACGGCGGCAACGCCGCGCCGGTCGCCCGGGCCGTCGCCCGGTTGCGGGCGGAGTCCCGGGACGTCGAGGTGTTCCAGCCGCACTGGGACGGCGACCCGCACGCCGGACGACCGGAAACCGCACTGCAGCTGGCCTTGCGGCCGAACGCGGTGCGGATGGACCGGGCCGTCGCGGGGGACCGCAGGCCGCTGGGCGAGGTGCTGCCGCTGCTGCTGAACGGCGGGGTGCGGGCGGTGACGGCGACCGGCGTGCTCGGCGACCCGACGCCCGCCACGGCGAGCGAAGGCGTGGCGCTGCTGGACCGCTTGGTCGTGGATCTCGCGTCCCGGGTGGCCCGCTGGTGCTCCGCCACCGGAAGCGAACTGAGCACTCCGGGCGAGGTGGTGCCGCGATGACCGCGCGAACCGCCCTCGTCACCGGTGCGGCCCGGGGGATCGGCGCCGCGACCGTGCTGGACCTGGCCCGACGGGGCTACCCGATTCTCGCGGTCGACGTTGCAACCGACGACCCGGCGCTGCCGTATCCGATGGGAAGCGGGGCCGAGCTGTCCGCCGTCGTCGAGCAGGCAGGCGGGAACGTCGAGCCCTTCGTCGCCGACGTCCGGGATCCCTCGGCGATGGCTGCCGCCGTCGCCGAGGCAGAACGCCGGTGGGGCGGGCTCGACGTGGCGATCGCGGCCGCGGGCGTCGTCGCCGGGGGAGTTCCGGCGTGGGAAGTTCCACTCGAACAGGAACAGGCGGTCCTGGACGTCAACCTGAACGGCGTCGTCAACTTGGCTCGCGTCGCGGTGCCCGCGCTGCTGCGGCGGCCGCGGCCACGGTCCGGCCGGTTCCTGGCCGTCGCGTCGGCCGCCGCCACCCGCGGCCTGCCGATGCTCGCCGCCTACTGCGCCGCGAAGGCCGGGGTCGCCGGGCTGGTCCGCGCGCTCGGGGCCGAGCTGGGGGCGACCGGGGTGACCGCCAACGCCGTCAGCCCCGGGTCCACCGACACCCCGATCCTCGCCGAAAGCGCCCGGCTCTACGCCCTGCCCGAGGCCGCCGCCTTCGCTGCCCAGCAACCGGTCCACCGGCTCCTCGACCCTGCGGAGGTCGCCGCGGTGCTGGCGTTCCTCTCCGGGCCGGACAGCAGCGCGATGACCGGCGCGGTCGTACCGGTGGACGGAGGACTGGCCCTGTGACGCCCCTCCCGACCGGCTTCCGGCTCGAACTCGATCAGAACACCCGCTGCCTGACCGGCGACCTGATCTTCGGCGGTTCCCCCGCGCGCGTGCTCCGGCTGACCGCGGCCGGGCAGGCCGCCTGGCGAGAACTCGCCGAAGGACGGGTCTCGACGGCCGCAGCCGGGACGCTCGCCCGACGGCTCACCGACACGGGGCTCGCCCACCCTCTTCCGCCCGAACCGGACGCGCCCGCCGACCTCACAGTCGTGGTGCCCGTTCGCGACCGCGCAGAGCTGCTGGACCGCTGCCTGGCCGGGCTCGACGGCCGGCACCCGGTACTGGTCGTCGACGACGGCTCCCGCGACTCCGCGGCCGTCGCCACAGTAGCGGCCGCGCACGGGGCGAAGCTTGTCCGCCGTGACGTCAACGGTGGCCCCGGCGCCGCGCGGAACACCGCCTTGGAGCACGTTTCCACCGAGCTGGCAGCCTTCCTGGACAGCGACTGCGTGCCGACCACGGGCTGGACCGACCGGCTCGCGGCGCACTTCGCCGACCCGCTGGTCGCCGCGGTCGCGCCCCGTGTGCGCGCCTTGGCGCCGGACACCTGGGCCGGCCGCTACACCCGGGTGGCGAGCAGCCTCGACCTGGGCGACCGCCCCGCGCGGGTCGCGCCCGGCACGCGGATGTCGTACGTGCCCACGGCCGCGCTCGTCGTTCGCCGGGCCGCGCTGACCGACGTGGCCGTCGATGGCGAGGTCTTCGATCCGGACCTGCGCGTCGGTGAGGACGTCGACCTCGTCTGGCGGCTCCACACCGCGGGGTTCAGGGTTCGCTATGCGCCGGACGTCTCGGTCGACCACCACGAACCGGAAACCTGGCGCGGCCTGCTCGGCCGCCGGGCCCGCTACGGCACCTCTGCCGCGCCGCTCGCCAAACGGCACCCGGGCCTGGTGGCGCCGCTGGCGCTGCAGCCTTGGCCGGCGCTGGCCGTCGGGGCGTTGCTGGCCCGCCGTCCAGCGCTCGCCGCGCTGGCGTTCGGTGGATCAGTGGCCAGTACGGCCCGCACGGTACGCGCCCACGACGTGCCGACGGACGGCGTCGTGCGGGCGATGGCCACCGCCGTCCACCAGACGTGGCTCGGCTGCGGCCGCTATGGCACCCAGTTCGCGGCGCCCCTGCTCGCGGGACTGCTGGTACCGCGGGGACGAGGGCGCCGGGCCGCCGTGGCGTCCCTGCTGCTCGGCCCGCCGCTGACCGCGTGGGCGAAGAACAGGCGCGACCTCGACCCCGTCCGGTACACGGCGGCGGCGATCGCCGACGACATCGCCTACGGCGCCGGGGTTTGGGCCGGTTGCCTGACCCACCGCACTCTCGAGCCGGTTCGCCCGGTCCTCGTCCGGCGCACCCTGCGCTTCGATCCGAAGGGAAAACGATGAGCACCACCTGGTTCGAGTCCATCGCCGAGGCGCAGCGGCGCGCCAAGAAACGGCTTCCCGGCTCCGTGTACTCCGCGCTGATCGCCGGCTCGGAGAAAGGCCTGACGCTGGCCGACAACCTGAGCGCGTTCGACGAGCTGCGTTTCGCACCCCGGACCGCGGGCCTTTCCGGCACTCGCGAGCTGGGTACGCACGTGCTCGGCCGGGACGTCGCACTGCCGGTGCTGATCTCCCCGACGGGCGTGCAGGCCGTGCACCCGGACGGTGAGGTCGCCGTCGCCCGCGCGGCTGCGGCGCGCGGGACGTCGATCGGGTTGTCTTCATTCGGCAGCAAGCCGATCGAAGAGGTCGTCGCCGCCAACCCGAACACGTACTTCCAGGTCTACTGGACGGGCACCCGCGACGACATCCAGCGCCGCCTCGACCGCGCCCGCGCCGCCGGGGCCGTCGGTATCATCCTCACGTTGGACTGGTCGTTCTCGCACAGCCGCGACTGGGGTAGCCCGCACATTCCGGAGAAGCTGAACTTCCGCGAACTGCTGCGGTTCGCGCCGGAAGGCATCACGCACCCGCGCTGGCTGCTGGACTACGTGCGCACTCGTCGGCTGCCGGACTTGGGTGTGCCGAACATGGTGGAGCCCGGAGAAAAGGTGCCCACGTTCTTCGGGGCGTACGGGCAGTGGATGCAGACCCCGCCGCCGACGTGGGACGACGTGGCTTGGCTGCGGTCGCAGTGGGACGGCCCGTTCCTGCTCAAGGGTGTGATCCGGGTCGACGAGGCCCGCCGCGCGGTCGATGCCGGGGTGAGTGCGATCTCGGTGTCCAACCACGGCGGCAACAACCTCGACGGTACCCCGGCGACCATCCGTGCGCTCCCGGCGATCGCCGACGCGGTCGGCGGGCAGGTGGAAGTCCTGCTGGATGGCGGGATCCGCCGCGGCAGCGACGTCGTGAAGGCGCTGGCACTGGGTGCTCGTGCGGTGCTGATCGGCCGCGCGTACCTGTGGGGCTTGGCGGCAGGTGGGCAGACCGGTGTGGAAAACGTCCTCGACGTGCTGCGCAACGGGATCGACTCGACACTGCTGGCGTTGGGCAAGCGCAGCGTCCACGATCTCGGCCCCGAGGACGTCGTCGTGCCGGGCAGCTTCGAAGCCGAACTCGGCGGGAGCACGGCGGCTCGCGCCGAGGACGCTTTGTCCCACCTGGCTTGCAGGCCTTCGAGGAGGCGTTGTTCGACTGCGGCGGCGACGTGGGAGTAGGTCTCTTGGACTTTGTCTTGGAGGACGTGGCCGAGGCGGAGGGCCTGGGCGGCTTCGGGGATGCCGTCGTCGATCATCCAGGTTTTGTGGCTGTGGCGTAGGCCGTGGAAGGTGAGGCCGGGCTTGGCCGGTTGGAGGCGGCTGGTTTGCGTGCTGTAGTTGATCATGATGGCTGCCGTTGTGATCTTGCGTGGGCTCTCGGTGAGCCCGTGATGGGCCGGGGGGCGCAGTGGCGGGGCCGAGGGGGCGCGGCGGGGTGGGAAGTGGCTTTTGGACAGGTTACGGCCAGGGCCGGACGCGTCGCCGTCGCGGATGAGGTCGGCCAACACCGCCTGGATCGGTCCGCGGTCAACTGCCGGACATGGAGCTCCCACTGGCCGCCGTGTCAACGCGCTTGCCCAGTTCCGTTCACCTCGGGACATGAATGGGACGAGTGGCGGCTGGGCGTGCTCTGCTGGCTGCTTGAGCAGCGGATCGCGGAGGGTGGCTGGGTAGAACCGGCCACATTCTTGGTTCGGACCATGGGGATCGGCCGAGCTGATCCTGGCGACCGAGAAGCGCTGGCGCGGCAGCTCCGCCCGCCGTGCGCCGACGGCACCGTCGCGTTACCCATCGACGGGTGCGCTCCGTCGTGGCGGACAATAACTGCCTGAATCGTTGCCCTGTAGGGAAGTTGGCGTGCAGTGATGGCGTTTTGTCCCCGGTGCACCAGTTAGCGGGGTGTTGGGCGTGAGTACGTCTGCCCGTCACCGAGCCGCGCTACGGCTGTGTCTTTCGCAGTCTTGGCTCTCGGTGTTCCTGAGGACTGGAGGGTCCAAGATGAGACCGAGCAGACGAACGACGGCCAGGACGGCTCTGACAGCCGCGGGCGGGCTCGCCCTGGCGGTAACGGTGGTGGCGGGTGCGCCGGCGCAGGGGGTCGACCAGCACGGCGGGGGCCGCGACCTCGCCCTCACCGGGGTACCGGCGAATGCCAAGGCCGCCGGGCTCACCGTCCCGAACACGTTGTCCCCGGAGCTGGCCGGGTGGATCGCCGCCCAGGGCTCGAACCGGCTGGAGAATGCGACCGCGGACATCCCGTTCTTCGGGTACCGCGGCGACGGCCCGCTGCTGCCGGCCCCCGGTGACCTGCCCGCGGCCGGGCACCTGGTCGAGGCGTCGAAGACCGAACCGGACAAGAACACCTACCTCGTACTGCACGGCCAGCGCGGCGCCGACCCGCACTACGACTACGGCACCCACTTCGTCTTCCAGGGGCACGAGGCGGGCGCGACCGGCTACATCACGCGCGTCAATCTCGACGCCGACGCCGCCCACAAGGTCACCCTGCTCTCGACCGCGACGACCGACGGCAAGCCGCTGCCGGACTTCGACGGCTCGACGTGGGACCCGTGGGCGCGGCGGCTGCTGTTCACCGCCGAGCTCGGCGCCAGCGGTGGTGTCTGGCAGTCCACCTTGGACGGAAAGCGGACCGAGGACATCTCCGGCGCGCTCGGCCGCGGCGGCTACGAGGGCATCCAGAACGACTCCGCGGGCAACCTGTGGGTCGTGGAGGACTCCGGCGGCGCCACCGTGCCCGGGACCAACGCCAAGCTGCCCAACAGCTTCGTCTACCGGTTCGTGCCGGAGGACAAGGGCGACCTGAAGCACGGCAAGCTGCAGGCCCTGCAGGTGCTTTCGCGGCGCACCGGGGCGCCGATCGCGTTCCAGCCGATGG
This genomic window from Amycolatopsis mongoliensis contains:
- a CDS encoding ATP-binding cassette domain-containing protein, whose translation is MESAPGASKIEFDGVTTVLGDEPVLHRLRLSVPDGQVTVILGQSGCGKTTLLRHLVGLLPPTGGSVRLDGRDVWSLTSAELVSARGGIAAVLGGSHPFDSWLFSSMNVYENVACVLRRAGATDDEVHATTAPLMQEFGLAAFAGSFPEEIPAHARRRVLLAQALVSGMPLIVLDDVDTAFDSRYTGAIVRAIKSVNEKARATVLITTHDLDFAREVAHEVAVLWNGKIVSHGPPDVLLRGVRTGEEFGRRFFRSDLAGPLCRDVVEGGLRGGEPARRFFAIDPDLPVWCVVALLLLVIVFVFWSSAGTVFGGS
- the mftA gene encoding mycofactocin precursor MftA (Mycofactocin is a small molecule electron carrier derived from the final two amino acids, Val-Tyr, of MftA, the mycofactocin precursor. It plays a role in redox homeostasis and the metabolism of alcohols and aldehydes in Actinobacteria, including Mycobacterium tuberculosis.), with protein sequence MDENTVGQATLAEDVVVAEDLLVEEVSIDGMCGVY
- the mftB gene encoding mycofactocin biosynthesis chaperone MftB (MftB, a small protein, is a peptide chaperone that assists the radical SAM enzyme MftC in performing two modifications to the C-terminal Val-Tyr dipeptide of the mycofactocin precursor peptide, MftA. MftB's role is analogous to the role of PqqD in the biosynthesis of PQQ, a cofactor that derives entirely from a Tyr and a Glu in the precursor PqqA.) yields the protein MSTDTGTFDLDTAWRLDDRVSIRPERFGALLYHFGTRRLSFLKNPALLTVVRSLADHPSARAACAGAGVGRPELPRYRAALAALAESRMIQPRSL
- the mftC gene encoding mycofactocin radical SAM maturase (MftC is a radical SAM/SPASM enzyme that catalyzes the first two steps in biosynthesis of the electron carrier mycofactocin from the terminal Val-Tyr dipeptide of the precursor peptide MftA.), whose translation is MSLVDEFQYGLDAPICLTWELTYACNLSCVHCLSSSGRRDPRELSTAECKALIDEFERMQVFYVNIGGGEPTVRPDFWELVDYATEHHVGVKFSTNGIKITPHVARRLAGSDYVDVQISLDGATAEVNDHVRGPGSYATAIRAMGNLADAGFENFKISVVMTRHNVGQLDAFQAIADRYGAQLRITRLRPSGRGADTWDELHPTAAQQRELYDWLVAHGENVLTGDSFFHLAGYGDGGLPGLNLCGAGRVVCLVDPVGDVYACPFAIHDTFLAGNVRGGGGFTSVWRESELFTSLRSPQSGGACTSCSAFDACRGGCMAAKFFTGLPLDGPDPECVRGHGELALAGVAAGSVPKPSLDHSHRRRPIPVTIGMRRPPERACDENPLAGFRR
- the mftE gene encoding mycofactocin biosynthesis peptidyl-dipeptidase MftE; translated protein: MRLADLSWPDVAERAAAGAVLAVPVGATEQHGPHLPLSTDTDIALALCDRLSDERPDVLVAPAVAFGSSGEHAGFAGTLSIGQAATELLLVELGRSAAETFTRLLFVSAHGGNAAPVARAVARLRAESRDVEVFQPHWDGDPHAGRPETALQLALRPNAVRMDRAVAGDRRPLGEVLPLLLNGGVRAVTATGVLGDPTPATASEGVALLDRLVVDLASRVARWCSATGSELSTPGEVVPR
- a CDS encoding mycofactocin-coupled SDR family oxidoreductase — protein: MTARTALVTGAARGIGAATVLDLARRGYPILAVDVATDDPALPYPMGSGAELSAVVEQAGGNVEPFVADVRDPSAMAAAVAEAERRWGGLDVAIAAAGVVAGGVPAWEVPLEQEQAVLDVNLNGVVNLARVAVPALLRRPRPRSGRFLAVASAAATRGLPMLAAYCAAKAGVAGLVRALGAELGATGVTANAVSPGSTDTPILAESARLYALPEAAAFAAQQPVHRLLDPAEVAAVLAFLSGPDSSAMTGAVVPVDGGLAL
- the mftF gene encoding mycofactocin biosynthesis glycosyltransferase MftF (Members of this protein family, MftF, are glycosyltransferases, members of PF00535 (glycosyl transferase family 2). The encoding gene is found as part of the mycofactocin cassette, in Mycobacterium tuberculosis, many other Actinobacteria, and occasional members of other lineages. Mycofactocin itself, a putative redox carrier, is a heavily modified derivative of the C-terminal Val-Tyr dipeptide of the mycofactocin precursor MftA (TIGR03969).): MTPLPTGFRLELDQNTRCLTGDLIFGGSPARVLRLTAAGQAAWRELAEGRVSTAAAGTLARRLTDTGLAHPLPPEPDAPADLTVVVPVRDRAELLDRCLAGLDGRHPVLVVDDGSRDSAAVATVAAAHGAKLVRRDVNGGPGAARNTALEHVSTELAAFLDSDCVPTTGWTDRLAAHFADPLVAAVAPRVRALAPDTWAGRYTRVASSLDLGDRPARVAPGTRMSYVPTAALVVRRAALTDVAVDGEVFDPDLRVGEDVDLVWRLHTAGFRVRYAPDVSVDHHEPETWRGLLGRRARYGTSAAPLAKRHPGLVAPLALQPWPALAVGALLARRPALAALAFGGSVASTARTVRAHDVPTDGVVRAMATAVHQTWLGCGRYGTQFAAPLLAGLLVPRGRGRRAAVASLLLGPPLTAWAKNRRDLDPVRYTAAAIADDIAYGAGVWAGCLTHRTLEPVRPVLVRRTLRFDPKGKR
- the mftD gene encoding pre-mycofactocin synthase MftD (MftD, an enzyme found in the mycofactocin biosynthesis locus, performs an oxidative deamination of 3-amino-5-[(p-hydroxyphenyl)methyl]-4,4-dimethyl-2-pyrrolidinone (AHDP). The resulting compound, now called pre-mycofactocin (PMFT), is a biologically active redox cofactor that can oxidize the non-exchangeable NADH of TIGR03971 family SDR-type oxidoreductases.), whose protein sequence is MSTTWFESIAEAQRRAKKRLPGSVYSALIAGSEKGLTLADNLSAFDELRFAPRTAGLSGTRELGTHVLGRDVALPVLISPTGVQAVHPDGEVAVARAAAARGTSIGLSSFGSKPIEEVVAANPNTYFQVYWTGTRDDIQRRLDRARAAGAVGIILTLDWSFSHSRDWGSPHIPEKLNFRELLRFAPEGITHPRWLLDYVRTRRLPDLGVPNMVEPGEKVPTFFGAYGQWMQTPPPTWDDVAWLRSQWDGPFLLKGVIRVDEARRAVDAGVSAISVSNHGGNNLDGTPATIRALPAIADAVGGQVEVLLDGGIRRGSDVVKALALGARAVLIGRAYLWGLAAGGQTGVENVLDVLRNGIDSTLLALGKRSVHDLGPEDVVVPGSFEAELGGSTAARAEDALSHLACRPSRRRCSTAAATWE
- a CDS encoding alkaline phosphatase PhoX, coding for MAGAPAQGVDQHGGGRDLALTGVPANAKAAGLTVPNTLSPELAGWIAAQGSNRLENATADIPFFGYRGDGPLLPAPGDLPAAGHLVEASKTEPDKNTYLVLHGQRGADPHYDYGTHFVFQGHEAGATGYITRVNLDADAAHKVTLLSTATTDGKPLPDFDGSTWDPWARRLLFTAELGASGGVWQSTLDGKRTEDISGALGRGGYEGIQNDSAGNLWVVEDSGGATVPGTNAKLPNSFVYRFVPEDKGDLKHGKLQALQVLSRRTGAPIAFQPMDAAHPKGNAFSDDTKDLHTYGLSFATKWVTIHDTATGPASAGYDANALAKAAGATPFKRPENGQFRPGTGFREFYFDETGDTNATSTANDGYGGWGSVLKLTQADPKADTGTLSLVYNGDEEHTGLDNVTFLDADHVAFVEDAGDALHTQRGLLDSAYLFDLRVNYAHGAQPVRFLAEGRDPSATLDSAFSGRTGFQNDGDNEITGIHASDGDPSPQGILGAQRPTPFADGWRLFWTQQHGDNVLWEITRR